The following are encoded together in the Novipirellula artificiosorum genome:
- a CDS encoding DUF6655 family protein, with amino-acid sequence MKAIWVTYLIGFFSMVSKHKRGGHRQWLVMVVVGSASILSSGCATTTTSNTSRTGTEQLLISAAIDRAFSNVHFTDLAGYRVFIDQQYLDSVDKGYLVGTLRHKVLESGGQIVAAIDKADVVLEPRSGGIGTDSQESFVGIPSLGVPGLPIEIPEIKIASRATQMGTAKIGLLCYDAKTGMTLGGGGDATALTHNNDTYVLGVGPFRSGSVLDQRETAVGYNGVGGSFLSMGKSVATARPIKMIDRKIPEAPFTPATQIAELPSLESSTR; translated from the coding sequence ATGAAGGCAATTTGGGTCACTTATCTGATAGGGTTCTTTTCGATGGTATCAAAACACAAACGAGGCGGGCATCGGCAATGGTTGGTGATGGTTGTTGTGGGGAGTGCGTCGATTCTTAGCAGTGGTTGCGCGACGACGACGACGTCGAACACCTCGCGAACCGGGACGGAGCAATTATTGATCTCCGCGGCGATTGACCGCGCATTTTCGAACGTCCATTTCACCGACCTAGCCGGGTACCGGGTGTTTATCGACCAGCAATACCTCGACTCGGTCGATAAGGGCTACTTGGTCGGGACGCTGCGGCACAAGGTGCTCGAATCGGGTGGCCAGATTGTTGCGGCGATCGACAAGGCCGATGTGGTGCTCGAACCTCGCAGTGGTGGCATTGGCACCGACTCTCAGGAGAGTTTTGTAGGGATCCCCTCACTGGGAGTGCCTGGGTTGCCGATCGAGATACCCGAGATCAAGATCGCTTCGCGAGCGACTCAGATGGGAACCGCCAAGATTGGTCTGCTTTGTTACGACGCAAAGACCGGGATGACGCTTGGCGGCGGTGGCGATGCGACAGCACTGACACACAACAACGACACTTATGTCCTCGGTGTTGGGCCGTTCCGAAGCGGTTCCGTTTTAGATCAGCGGGAAACGGCGGTTGGCTACAATGGCGTTGGCGGCAGTTTTCTATCGATGGGCAAAAGCGTTGCCACGGCGAGGCCGATTAAGATGATCGATCGAAAAATCCCCGAAGCACCGTTCACCCCTGCAACTCAAATCGCTGAACTGCCATCACTCGAATCGAGCACCCGGTAG
- a CDS encoding SDR family oxidoreductase, translating to MTSLAGKVVAITGGGTGIGAGIASGLARAGCRVTVGGRRIEPLQRLAESIAGDPPIRTCVLDVADADSVDRFFASIEQRDGDVDILVNSAGINILNRTMAEMEPSDWERVLQINATGAYRCMHAVLPSMRRRQDGMIVNISSVAGKRAIALGGVVYCASKFAMTALGTAVSNEVRNEGVRVTNVYPGEVNTPILDNRPVKVTAEHKASILQPEDIAAMVVAICSLPPRAHVPEIVIKPTTQEWV from the coding sequence GTGACAAGTTTAGCGGGGAAAGTGGTTGCGATCACGGGCGGCGGAACGGGAATCGGTGCCGGGATCGCCTCGGGACTCGCACGTGCCGGTTGTCGCGTGACGGTGGGGGGACGTCGCATCGAACCGCTTCAGCGATTGGCGGAATCGATTGCTGGTGATCCCCCGATTCGCACGTGTGTGCTTGATGTCGCGGATGCCGACAGCGTCGATCGTTTTTTTGCTTCGATTGAGCAGCGCGATGGCGACGTTGATATCCTCGTCAACAGTGCTGGTATCAATATCCTGAATCGGACCATGGCGGAAATGGAGCCTTCGGATTGGGAACGTGTCTTGCAAATCAACGCAACCGGAGCCTACCGGTGTATGCATGCGGTGCTGCCGTCGATGCGTCGCCGGCAAGATGGCATGATCGTCAATATCTCATCGGTTGCAGGCAAGCGAGCGATCGCACTTGGGGGAGTCGTTTATTGCGCCAGCAAGTTTGCAATGACGGCGCTCGGAACGGCCGTCTCGAACGAAGTGCGCAACGAAGGGGTGCGGGTCACGAACGTCTACCCGGGGGAAGTGAACACACCGATCTTGGACAACCGGCCGGTGAAAGTGACGGCCGAGCACAAGGCTTCGATTTTGCAGCCCGAGGATATTGCTGCGATGGTCGTGGCGATTTGCTCGCTTCCGCCCCGAGCTCATGTGCCTGAAATCGTGATCAAACCGACCACGCAAGAATGGGTGTGA
- a CDS encoding SMC-Scp complex subunit ScpB: MSDEANEDERESEEELSLDDLGAAYARAAAKHDPEAFRASETDGEADDGDASSVEQDDDELIDPIAEDELVTPEAIIEGALFVGHPENRLFTAERLASLMREVSAQEVVELIERLNESYRDAGQSLRIVQHDGGYRMTISPDVEDVRRSFVGKVREARLSQGAIEALALVAYQPGITAQKVQDQRGRDCGPLLNQLVRRQLLHLVRKPPETGGKPVPHYYPTERFLTLFELESLGDLPQVEEGLRGVT, encoded by the coding sequence ATGAGTGACGAAGCGAACGAAGACGAGCGGGAATCCGAGGAAGAGCTTTCGCTCGATGACCTTGGAGCCGCTTACGCCCGCGCAGCCGCGAAGCACGACCCCGAGGCGTTTCGAGCGAGCGAGACCGATGGCGAAGCGGACGATGGCGACGCGTCTTCGGTCGAACAAGATGACGATGAGCTGATCGATCCGATTGCGGAAGACGAGTTGGTGACTCCGGAAGCCATTATTGAAGGAGCACTTTTTGTTGGCCATCCCGAAAACAGGTTATTTACTGCCGAACGATTGGCTTCGTTGATGCGAGAGGTTTCTGCTCAAGAAGTGGTCGAATTGATTGAGAGGTTGAACGAATCGTACCGGGACGCTGGGCAATCGTTGCGAATTGTGCAACATGACGGCGGCTATCGGATGACGATTTCGCCTGACGTCGAGGATGTCCGACGCTCCTTTGTTGGCAAGGTTCGAGAAGCACGGTTGTCACAGGGAGCGATCGAGGCGTTGGCCTTGGTCGCCTACCAGCCGGGAATCACGGCCCAAAAGGTTCAAGATCAACGCGGTCGGGATTGTGGTCCGCTCTTGAATCAACTGGTTCGTCGGCAGCTGCTGCATCTCGTGCGAAAGCCGCCTGAAACGGGTGGTAAGCCGGTTCCCCATTACTACCCCACCGAACGGTTCTTGACCCTGTTCGAACTCGAATCGTTGGGAGATTTGCCGCAAGTCGAAGAAGGGCTTCGCGGTGTGACCTAG
- a CDS encoding HAD family hydrolase codes for MNASRLNSANPVLGIALDMDGLLFDTERLYWQVGDELLKRRGYRFSQELQTRMMGRVGVAAMQQMIEMHQLPIAADRLLCESDEIYSGLIADGVPPMPGLNRWIDRLIASGLPFGLATSSSQKHVDVILGTVAWSDALAFVLSGDDVTHGKPHPEMYLAAAQRMQIVPQQMLVLEDSGNGCAAAVAAGAQTVAIPNENTREQTFDGAVLIADSLNDPRLWDLLPG; via the coding sequence ATGAACGCTTCAAGATTAAACTCCGCCAATCCGGTTCTCGGCATCGCATTGGACATGGACGGATTGCTATTTGATACCGAGCGGTTGTATTGGCAAGTCGGCGACGAACTGCTGAAACGCCGCGGGTATCGCTTTAGCCAAGAGCTGCAAACGCGGATGATGGGACGAGTGGGCGTTGCCGCGATGCAGCAGATGATCGAGATGCATCAATTGCCGATCGCTGCGGATCGTCTGCTTTGCGAATCCGACGAAATCTACAGTGGGTTGATCGCCGATGGCGTACCGCCGATGCCAGGATTGAACCGGTGGATCGATCGGTTGATCGCGTCGGGATTGCCATTTGGGTTGGCCACCAGCAGCAGTCAGAAACATGTCGATGTGATTTTGGGTACGGTTGCATGGAGCGATGCGTTGGCATTCGTTCTGAGCGGCGACGATGTGACCCATGGCAAGCCGCATCCCGAAATGTACTTGGCAGCGGCTCAGCGCATGCAGATTGTTCCGCAGCAGATGCTCGTGCTCGAAGACAGCGGCAACGGTTGTGCCGCGGCCGTCGCGGCGGGAGCACAAACGGTGGCGATTCCGAACGAAAATACTCGTGAGCAAACGTTTGATGGAGCAGTCCTGATCGCCGATTCACTCAACGATCCGAGGCTGTGGGATCTGCTTCCTGGGTAG
- a CDS encoding WXG100 family type VII secretion target, producing MNQAVVDPEQLRQFAASLHRFSEEMKQSTTALGSQMNQLEQTWRDEQQRKFAEEFTMQMRQLSRLIQATEQHVPYLMRKAEQIDAYLGR from the coding sequence ATGAACCAAGCCGTCGTGGATCCTGAGCAGTTGAGACAATTTGCAGCATCGCTGCACCGGTTTTCGGAAGAAATGAAACAGAGTACGACGGCGCTGGGATCACAAATGAACCAACTGGAACAGACTTGGCGTGATGAGCAGCAGCGCAAGTTTGCCGAAGAGTTCACCATGCAGATGAGGCAATTGTCACGCTTGATCCAAGCAACGGAACAGCATGTGCCCTATCTGATGCGAAAAGCCGAGCAAATCGATGCCTATTTGGGACGCTGA